A segment of the Microbacterium luteolum genome:
GTCAACCGCAACAGCCTGCCGACGTTCAACGGCTATTCCACCAAGTACGGGTACGTCGAGGTCAGGGCGAAGAACTCGAACGCCGGCGGCGGCGGCCACCAGGCGCTCTGGCTGGTCGGGACCAACACGACCGGCGGGCAGTCCGAGATCGACATGATCGAGACGTTCTTCAGCACGCCGAACAGCTGGCGCATCGCCGCATATGGCTGGGGAGACCCCAACTTCCTCGGTTCCTGGTCCCTCGACACGGTGCCGGTGTCCGGATCGCCCACGACCGAGTTCCATGTCTACGCGATGAACTGGACGCCCACCGAGCTGAAGTTCTACTACGACGGCCAACTCGTGAAGACGCTCAACGATGCTCCGAACACCGCGATGGGCATCATCATGAACATCTACACCGGCGCGGGCTCCGGCCAGCCGAACAGCGTCTGGCCGAAGCAGTGGGAGGTCGACTACCTGCGGGTGTTCAAGGACAACGCCGGATACTCCGAGGCCGTGTCGCCGACGTGGAAGCTCATCAACAACCGCCACCGCTCCGGCGCGGTCAACGTCGAGCCGAACGACGGCCTCGTCCGATTCGGCGACGTTCCGAGCACGTATTGGAGCGCACAGTGGGTGCCCGAGACGACCTCGTCCGGCGCGACCAAGTACCGCAACCGGTGGACGAACCAGTACCTGTACACGAGCGGCTCGACGGTGCGACACGGCACAGCAGCGACGGCCGGAACCGCCGCGGAATGGTCGACGCCGTCGGCGGGCAGCGGGTACGTCCGCATCCAGAACGCCTCCGGAGCACTGCACGTGGAGAACGGCACCGGAAAGGTCGAGTTCGGCAACGTGTCGAGCTCCTGGTGGTCTTCTCACTGGCAGTTGAACGCGGCGCCCGCCAACTGAGACGACATCCCTGGGAGGGGCGCTTGAGACCCCTCCCACGAAAGGAGACGTGATGATTCCCACTCGCCGCCGCACCACCGCCGCCCTGTCCTTGGCGTTGGCGCTCATCGTGACGACCGTACTCACCGGTTGTGCGGAACCCGCGGGGACCGAGGCGGCGAGCCCGGCACCGAGCGCCTCAGCGACACCGCGATTCGACCCCGACGCGACCCTCTGGAGCATCTCATCGACCGAGGAGGCCCTGGGTCTCGACGATCCGGATGTGCAGGCGCTCCAACAGGTCGTGGCGCTGCATTCCGGCGCATCCGACAACCGCTCCCCCGCGACGGTCGCGGAGTCGGTGACCGCAGAGGAGATGTACTTCACGCCGCTGTTCAGCGAGAAGCTCGCCGCGCAGGGATACCGCGATGCCGTGGTCGCGATGTACGACGACGCCGACCTGACTATCGAGCAGACCGGGGTGGCGTGGCTGCAATCGACGATCGACGCCGATCGCCTGCACGCGACCGTGGGCTTCGAGTCGCTCTTCGCCATCGTCGAGGCCTCGGAGGGATACCTGCACGAGCTCGACGTCGACCCCGGAGCGGAGTTCGCCCAACCGCGTGAGTACTCGCTGACGAAAGTGGACGGCGTCTGGCTCATCGACGACATCTCGAAGGGACCGCTCCGCAAGTCTGCGGAACCCACCCCCTGACGACGCAGCGACGGCGAGCGGCGGCGCAGGACTACCGTGGACGACATGCGCATCCCCGCCGCCATCCGCGCCTCGCAGCGCTCCCCGCTGCTGCAGGTGGGGAAGTCGGCGGCGGCGACGATCGGCGCCTGGCTCATCGCGGGGTGGGTGTTCCCCGCCCAGCTGCCGGTGTTCGCCGCGATCGCTGCGCTGCTGGTCGTGCAGCCGAGTGTGAACCAGTCACTGTCGAAGGCGCTCGAGCGCAGCATCGGCGTGATCGCCGGCGTGCTGATCGCCGTGGCGCTCGGGCTGCTGCTCGGGTCGTCGAGCTGGGTCGTGCTGCTCGCGATCGTGGTAGCGATGCTCGTCGCCTGGCTCCTGCGCACCTCTCCGGGCACCGGCAACCAGATCGCGATCTCGGCGATGCTCGTGCTCGCGCTCGGCTCGTCCAGTCCGGAGTATGCGTTCGCCCGCATCGTCGAGACACTGATCGGCGTCGCGATCGGGCTCGTCGTGAACGCGCTCATCGTGCCGCCGGTGCTGGTCGCACCCGCGCGGCGCGACCTCGGCCTGCTCGGGAAGGAACTCGCCGCGAGTCTGGACCGCCTGGCCGACGCGCTTCCCGAGCCGCAGACTCCCGCGCGGCTGCAGGAGCTGATGCTCGAGGTGCGTCTGCTGCGCCCGATGAAGAACGCCGCCGAGGCATCCATCGTCGCCGGCGAGGAGTCGCTCACCCTGAACCCGCGCCGCTCCACGCACCGGGCGGAGTTGCGCGAGATGAGGCAGCTCCTCGATCGACTGTCGCCGATCGTGACGCAGACGATCGGCATGACGCGCGCGTACTTCGACCACTACGACGACTCCATCGGCGAGGAGCCCGTGGTCGCCGCCATCGCGGATCAGCTGCGCCGGGCAGGGCACGACGTGCGCCTGGCCGTGCAGATCGCCGACATCGCACCGGAGCCGGAAGCGCTCACCTCGGCGATCCCGGCCCTGACCGCACCGCTGGTGGTCCGCCCGCCGTCGTCGCAGCACTGGATCCTCATCGGTTCGCTCATGGAGGACCTG
Coding sequences within it:
- a CDS encoding glycoside hydrolase family 16 protein produces the protein MTRRNPARIRTRRLAASTIIATTVGALVLSGPAAWAADTPPNPDSKPGYTLDFAEEFSGTTLNTDKWMPNYLPHWVPAEDFADTAARYTISDGTIKLRVEQNQPPWNPDQDGTVVSSAIQTYNQNNWHPFNSSAVNRNSLPTFNGYSTKYGYVEVRAKNSNAGGGGHQALWLVGTNTTGGQSEIDMIETFFSTPNSWRIAAYGWGDPNFLGSWSLDTVPVSGSPTTEFHVYAMNWTPTELKFYYDGQLVKTLNDAPNTAMGIIMNIYTGAGSGQPNSVWPKQWEVDYLRVFKDNAGYSEAVSPTWKLINNRHRSGAVNVEPNDGLVRFGDVPSTYWSAQWVPETTSSGATKYRNRWTNQYLYTSGSTVRHGTAATAGTAAEWSTPSAGSGYVRIQNASGALHVENGTGKVEFGNVSSSWWSSHWQLNAAPAN
- a CDS encoding FUSC family protein gives rise to the protein MRIPAAIRASQRSPLLQVGKSAAATIGAWLIAGWVFPAQLPVFAAIAALLVVQPSVNQSLSKALERSIGVIAGVLIAVALGLLLGSSSWVVLLAIVVAMLVAWLLRTSPGTGNQIAISAMLVLALGSSSPEYAFARIVETLIGVAIGLVVNALIVPPVLVAPARRDLGLLGKELAASLDRLADALPEPQTPARLQELMLEVRLLRPMKNAAEASIVAGEESLTLNPRRSTHRAELREMRQLLDRLSPIVTQTIGMTRAYFDHYDDSIGEEPVVAAIADQLRRAGHDVRLAVQIADIAPEPEALTSAIPALTAPLVVRPPSSQHWILIGSLMEDLRRIHGGLLDED